In the Balaenoptera ricei isolate mBalRic1 chromosome 1, mBalRic1.hap2, whole genome shotgun sequence genome, CTTAAGTCTGCAAGTGGAAAAACAGGTACAGATAAAAAGTGAGTGGTCAGCAGTGGCCACATGTGGGCAGCCAGAAGCATGAGCAAAGTCCCTTTGGTCAGTGGCAGCCGCAAAGGCCCAGGCTTCAGGGAGGCCCCAGTTGGTGCCCTTGGGGTCGCCTGGCTGGTTCCGGCAATAAATAACATGAGGacccaaaaaccaaaccaaaataaaaaatacagccaGTATCTTTTGGGGTGGGTGGTGCGGGACTGTTTAAATTATCGGCCTTCCCTGGGCCACTAGGTGGTTGCGGGCGCAGGGCTGGGCGGCGGTCACCGGCACGTGTGCAGCTCCACGAGCCGCTGGCACTGCCGGCACTTGACGAAGCAGCACCAGTGGAACTTGCAGCTGCAGCGCTCGGCCAGCTCTACCTGTGCTGTGTGGAAGCCGCGGCCGCAGCACAGCAGCTCACAGCCGTCGATGGCCTTGGACGTCTTGTTGCACGTGCGGCCCCTCGTGCCCAGCACGCCGCTGCGCATGTCCTGCTCGCAGAAGTCCGGGCTGGGCTCCAAGTACACCAGGTCCTCATCTGTGTGCGGCTTGAACTGCGCGTTGCGCGGCACCAGCGCCCTGGAGGAGCCCACACGGCGTGGCTCCACCTCCGTGGCGCCGTCAAACTTCTCCTTCAGCGCGTGGCCCACCTGGCGGAAGGGCGGCACGGCTCGCCAGCACGTCTTTACCTCGCAGGAGCCCGACACCCCGTGGCACTTGCACTCCACCCGCATGTGAGTCAGGATAGcctgcggggggcggggaggggagaggggccatCAGGAGATGTCAggggaggccagggaggggctgctggggggCGGACGAGCGGGGGCAGGGACGGGGGCATGGCGCAGAATTGGAGAAAGATGTACGGTCATGCTTCCTCTGTATTAAGCTCCTGCTGTATGCCACGGTGGGCTGGTAAGCTGTGTTGGGAACAAAGATACTGTCCTTGCCCTTGGGGCACTCGGAGTTGATGGAGGAGAGACATGTTAAAGGGCAGTGTCACACGAAACAGTGAAAAGTGACGTGTTGGGGAAGAACACGGCTGCATTGAACCTGCACAGGAACCTTGACGAGTAGGTACTGAGACAGCAGACGGTACTGCAGTTAAGCACACGGTCTTCGCAGTGACACGGAGAAATCCTAACCCTGCTACTTattaggggtgtgtgtgcgtgaCAAAGAGGGATGGAGACACACCtgtgtgcacatatatgtgtGGGTGGGGGCGTGTTGGGGCACGTGTGTGCTACACTGGGGGCCGCTCACACTGTTCTGTGACGCCTGCTTACCTGTCCACTCCCTCCCCGCGTCCCCCGCCCCATAGGAGGTGCCTGGTACTGGAGCCCAACAAGTGTTTTCTGaggggcaggtgggtgggggagagTGTCTGGGGACCTTGCCGAGCCCGCCCTTTCCCGGCCGGCCGTGAGGGTGCTAGGGCCGCACGCACTACCTTCCTGCCGGCCTCGTTGTTGTGGAGGTTCATGAGGGCCCGGCTGGACGAGGCCCCCTTGCTCCTCTCCCGCACGTCCACAAATGACTGTGAGAAGGCCACGCCGTAGGCGATGTTGTCCGAGCATCCCGACCACTGGAAgcctgggtggggtgggcatgCGGAGTCCGCGGGTGAGTGAGGGCCCGGGCCCCGGCCCCTGCCTTGCCACGCATGCCCTCCCCACCGCCCGCACTTACCCTGTGGGCTGACCCCGTGTACCGTCCGGTCACAGCCGCACTTTTCCAGCTCCCCACTGCTGCACGCCCGCGTCACCGCAAAGGCCACACCTGCCGAAGAGATGGCGTACACGAAGGCCGCCTCCCGAGTCcctgtgggagggaggcagagggagggcagggctgggtcccagTGCTCCTCCCCGCACCCTCCTTTTTAGAGGAGAGGCATAGATGGGACTCCTAAACGATGGAGGCCCAGGGAGAGAGCAAGGCAGGCTGACTCCTGTGGGGCAGGAGTCACGCTGTGCTGGCGCTTATTCTTACCCACCAATGGCCAACATACTTACACACGCCGGACACTGCCCTGCGGTCTTCACGTGTGCTGGTCATGTATCCTCCCCGCACCCGTCAGGTGAGTACAATTATTATCCCCGCTTTCAGGGGGATCAGCCAACTtgtcccaggccacacagcatgtggttGAGCAGCCAGATGGTGCAGCTTCAGTGCTCTGAGCACCGTCAGTTACTGTTCTCACAACCTCTCCGGGAGGTTAGTGACGTTAACGTCATTTTATGAGAGACAAGACAGGCGTGGGAGAGGTGAATTAACTTACCAAGACTGCAGAAGTAGCAGGCTGGCCTGTCAACCCAGCTCTTTTTTGTGCTTATTCCCCAGCTGGCCCCTCTAGGCTCTGATGGGGTCCCCCGCCCGAGGAACCTGCCCCAGCCCTTCCTGCTGAGGCTGGGCCCATTTCTGAGACCACCTTGCTTCCTTGTACCTCTAAGAGTAAACTGTAATGACAGTGGCCCCACCGCTTACCAGGATCACTGCTGTAGAGGGGGTGCCCTCTACCATCGGAAGCTTTATccgtgcccatttcacagatggcacAGTGCAGGtttggggaggggaagtgggtCGCAGTCGTCCAGTCAGGAAGTGATAGAACCAGGACTCAAACTCCGGTCTGTCCGCCTCTGCTGCCTGTCTTTCCCTTCCGCCCCATGACTTCTTGGTGGTTCTATTTTGGTGCCTGCCCTGTCTCTTGCCTGAATGGGTGTTTTTATCCTCCTAGGAACTGTGCCTCAGGGGGTGTAGCTGCTATGTAGCCCCTTTctgggggtgtgggtggtgggagggagtgtCTTTGTgtgcgttgtgtgtgtgtgtgtggtgcgtgtGCACACGGCTGGCTGGGTGTGTGACCAGACGGGCCCTGCTCCTCTCTGGGCCCTGTGAGGGCCTCTGTGTGCCCGTGACTGTCCTTCTGTCTCTTGCTGGAGTGTCTGTGTCCACAGGAGCAGAGGGGGGAGGCTTTGGCCTCGTGGTTGGCAATTACCTCTGTGACACCCAGGCCGGTGCTCTCGGCTGCCCTGGGGAGCAGTCGCCGTGGTCAGACAGAAACAATCACCTCCTCTGTGCCCGTGTCTGTGGACAGGCAGCGGAGCCCGAgcactggggctgggggcagctcAGGCCCCCATGGCCCAGGACGCCCTGTTCTCGGTTCGGCCCTTGAGCTGGGGATACTGCCCGCCACCCACTTTCTACGGCCCACCCTCTGCCCTGGCCTGGACACTTTGGGCCGGCATGAGGGGGCTTGGCTGGAGCCACGGGGGCCTTGACAGCCTGAGATGGAATCCTCTCCAAGTTAATCGAGGTTAATAGCAGGATCATGTTGGTTGGTTTTGTGCTGTGGCCGCCCAAAGAGAGACGACTTTAGTTTCTGGTATTTCTGGTATTTCCAGGCCTGAACCAGCACAAATCTTTGCCCCAAAgaccaagggggaagggaaagcaggAGATAGTAGGGTGGATGGGACTGGCAGTGTGGCCCCAGCTCCTGGCCTGGCATGTTCCtttctcctctgcttctctgGCCCCTCAGGCAGCCCCCGGCCTGCCCCAAGCTCTGGGCCCACCTCCTCCCCTGAGCGCTAGTAGCCTTGGGTGCAGGGCTCCCTGTGAGGTGGCTCAGGGAGACCCCTGCCTCATCCCCAACCAACACCCATCTGCCAGGACTACAGGCCCCCTTGTCCTGGCCTCGGGAGCAAGGGCGCTATAGTTCTCTCCACTTGGGCCTGAAGGAAGAGGTTCTGGAAGGAAGATAATAACACGAGCTAAAGCTCAGAGAGAGCtcactctgtgctgggcactgtctgAGCACTTGACATAATTTATAtactcttcacaacaaccctgcgaAGTAGAGACTTttactccccattttacagataaggaaactgaggcactgagccATGAAGCACCTGTCCAAGGACACCCAGCcaggaagtggtggagccagaattCGGACTCAGACAGCCTAGCTCCAGAGTTTCAACCTTGACATGATCCTGccgcctggagcccccaggaaTATATGCACATCTCTTCCCACCTCCATGTGTGAAGCCACGAGCTGTGGGACATGTCCAGTTCCTTTTGTGGGTTCTTCACTGGGGGATGGTGAGCAGTGGGCCTGTGCTCAGCACAGGAGGCCCCAGAAGGCCTGAAGAATGTGGCTGAGTCACTGTGTCCCGAGAGCCGATGGCAGCGGCTCCTCCAGCCTTTTATGACTGGCCCTGGGTCCCGATCCCTTGACTCCAGGGCTGTGGCCCCTCCTGGCTCATCCCCTCTGCCTGGCTGGAGCCTTGCTCACCAGTGGGGCGCCTGGCAGAGACCGCTGAGACACAGAAAAAGGATTGTGGTGTGGCTGtgagggtggcagaggggagTTCCCCAGCGACCTGGTCGATAACTGCTCCCTGGTCTGGGGGTTTGCCTGTTCCAGCTGCAGGGGGAGGACAGTCCTGACTCTGTCCTCCTGGGACAGCAGAGCCGGCCGAGGGAAAGGCAGAGCTCTCGAAGGTGCTAGCAGCTGCCCTacagccttctgccttttccgTAATGCCATTTGCCCCATTCCACACCCAACTCCTTTCTTCctgctctttcttcttccctgagCACCTCCTTCCCTGGCTCCATTGGTCTAAATCCTGAGCGTCCTCTAGGTCCCGCCTCACTGCCATCTTTTCCAAGGTGCTAAggctgcctggggctgggaatTCAGAGTTGTCCTGGGGATCCAGTGATAACTACCCTTTCTGAGGGCCTACGGTGTGCCAGGGCCTTTCCATGAGCTTATGGCGACCTGAGCAACCAGCTCTCTCCAGCTCTGCTCTGTGGAGGAAAAAGTGAGGCTCGGGGGCTTGTCTGGGGTCCCTCAGCCAGTCAGTGGCCAAGAGGGAATTGGAACCGCGGCCTGCCTGACTCGAGGCCGGTGCTCTTCTGAGCACATCACATGCGCTGTCTCCCCAGATGCTGGATGGAAGGACATTTGAGCAGGAAGGAGTGTTTGGAGGAGAAACAGATGAGGCTGAGTTGGGCTAGAAAGGAAGCCACAGGCGTCGGGATCCCCGGGGCATCAGGCAGGTGTCCTGGTGGCGGTGTCATTCCGAACATAACTTACATGTTTCCAAAGCAGACCCAGCGGGAGTCCTAGGGAGGAGGGGCGGGAGAGGCACTGCCCTTgtcctctccccatccctgccccccagcctgcCTTGCCAATTTCCTTTGCTCTCTTGTCTGCAAAGGCTCACCTTTTCTTGaaaccacctccaggaagcctctttGGATTTAAGAGACAATGTAGGGCAGGGGAAAGAGTAAAGGCTTTGGAGTTGGACAAAGCCATGTTAAGACTCTTACTAGTGTAGTGACCTTTCCCAGTTCTAACATGGGGAAAGTAACGCTGGCCCAGCAGGCCAGGCCCTGGCACTTCTGCACATCCCTCCCACCATCAGGGATTCGGGGGACCCCGGGTGCTCTGGCTGGCCTGGCCTGCCCTCCCCACGCAGTCAGAGTTGCACTCGGACTGTTTCATCTTCTAAGTGTCTTGTGTGCTTGTCTGCAGCCAGACTGGAAGCTCCAGGGGCCACACTGTCCCTCACCACCTCCTCTGCCCGCCTCGAGCCCAGTACACAGCTGGCAAGAACAGGCCTTTCCCAGCTCCCTGGAGACAGAGGCGGGTATTGGGAGGAGCGTGGATGCTCAGCCTGGCAGGCCTGAGATctagtcctggttctgccacttcctaAATGTGTGATTTCAGTTTTTATGTCCGTAGAATGGGGCTGACAATAGTTCTGACCTCTTCAGGTGGGTATGGAAATCTAATGACGTAAAACATGGAAGTGCTTAGCCACTGGTCTGGAGTAGGAGCTTGAGACATGGTAGCTACTGTGAATGTTACTGTTGGGTGATTAATGCCATTTTATTCATTCGCTAACAAATATCGGTAGGGCACTTACCCCCTGAGGGCCACTTGTCCGCATATTTGCCATTGGGCTAAAGGTTTCCTTAGCCCAGAGACACCTCCTCCCTCACCAGACGTTTATTAGCCGCCTGCTGTGAGCCAGGCCCTATGCCAGCACGAGGGAGACGGACGTGAGTCTGTCCTCAAGGAACCCCCAGTGCAAAGTGTCTCTGGGGTAACCCCTCCCCAGACCTCCTGTGATGTATCTGATGGCACCAAAAGCTGGCCTGAGAGGTCCCCAGAAGAAAGGCATGTTGTCACCCTCATTGGGTCCAAAGTGATGCCAACACTGAGGACAAAGGTGAGAGCACAGGTGTTAGGGAATCACAGCCCAGGACTGAAAAGCATCCACTTCATAGATCCAGCCTGAAGTTACCGTCAGTCAGGTGCCCTGAGGTTAGACACGCGGGGACTGCAAACACAGCCTGGGCTGGATCCTCTCTTGGCTACGACCAGTGCACCACATCACCTCCCGGCATGGCAGCCAGAGCCCAGAGGGGCCTCAGGGCTCATGGAGTCCCCTCTCTCGGGACAGGGACATGATCAAGCTCACAGAGCGAGGTGTGAGAAGGCAGGGGCACGCCCAGCGTTGGCTACAGATGGAGGGAAGCAGGAGCAGAGGAGTCTGCAtggccttccccacccctccctgtccTGCTCGGGCCAGCCCACCCTGAGACCCCACCACATCCTGCTCACGGCCACACTGAACTTTCGCCAGACCCcctggcctctccctcccaccctcaaacCCTcgtcattcattccacaaatacttatCAGTTACCTACCTTGTGCAGGTGCTGCCCCAGGCACAGGGATTAAGCAGTGACCAAACCGCACAGAGGCCGTCCCACATCTGGCCCTGCACGCCTGCTCAGCCAAGAACCACCGCCTGCCCCATTCCTGGCTGCCCCCGATGCCAACTTCACCAAATTTCTGGCAGATTCTCAGCCTAGAGCACACAGTTTGGCCCTGACTTGCACACGGTCCTCACCAGTCACCATTATGTCACCGTCTGTCTTGCCTCTGTAGGCCAGGAGCAGGGGGTCTCCACTgcccgggaggggagggggtgcggGTTGGAGCTGTATGGCCTCGGGCAGTGCTGGCCGTAAGAGAGCTGCTCCCACCCCCGGGGGCCCTGGGAGTCAGGCAGGCCTTTGGAGACATCGTCTCTGAATCCTGATGGGAAGTCCaggagctggggcctggggtTGCCCCCCATCCAGGGAGGAGGACGCTGAGGCTAGGACAGGGGATGGACCTTGCCCGGGGTCTCATGCCAAGAGCCGGCAGGTCCCGGATCTAGGTGCATCACACCCTCTGTCTGCTGGGCCTCCTTTCTCAGCTGTAACGTGGGAACAATACTACACACTTGGACTTGTCGTGAGGGTGGTCGATGCAAGGCAGCACCGAGGAGGCCCTCAACAAATGGGGCTCCTTTTCTTCTCCAAGTATGGCCTGGCTCCTGGAGGGATCTGTGAGCTATTACCTTTCCAGGTCTGAGGTCAGGACCCCAGCCAGGCAGCCCATGAATGCGGGCACTGGCCTAGCCCCCCAACCCCTAAACCCTGGGGGCTGTGAGAGAGGCCTGCCCACCGGCTGCTGCCCAAAATCACAGCAGCTGGTGAGGACGGATGGCTTTTCTGGGGTCAAGGTCCACCCTAAATGGTGACGCCCTTATGAGGTAAGCACACGTGCAGGTCCCACTGACAGGTGAGGGTACGGAGGCTCGGAGGAGTGAGGTCCCTCCCCCAAGGTCACGCTGCCCGTGCTCTCCCCGCACGGCCTCATCAACCCTGGACCCTCCAAGAGCAGCACTGTGGCCTCGGGAGGGGCAAGTCCCGTCTCTTGTTCAGTGGAGATAAATTGAGACTTTTCCAGGAGGAATTTTACTAGGGAAGAAAACGGAAAAtgcaaaagtgaggggatggatgaatgggaagagtTCAGACTCCTCCAAACACGACTGCCCTTGCCTGGCATGTGGCTGGCTTGGCAAGTGCATGCCCTGACTCAGCCCCGAGGAGACTGGATGCTTGACCAAGTCACTTGGACTTTAGTCCAGAGCAGGTTCCAGCCAAGCCCGGTAGGATTCTCAGCATCTCCCTGAACTTGATGAGCCGGGGCTGGGCCCCCTCCCTGGTTCCTGGTGCAAACACAGGTGAGGAAAGCACTTCTCGACGGGGTCCCTCTCCTGCGTCAGGCCGCACTGACCCATGCCTCCCCTCTTCTGCCCCTTGAGTCCTTGCCCCGACTTGCTCTCTGCCACTGATGACATCCCTTGACTGTCTCCTCCATGCCAGGCTCTGCCACGCGCTGGGAAACCGGTAAATGAGACATTACCCTTGCCTTGGAAGAGTTCAAGGTttagggatgggggagtggggtgggggagacaggCATCACAGTTCAGTGTGAAAGGTGTAATGAAAGCCACGTGGACACAAATGGTTTagacagaagtgtgtgtgtgtgtgtacacgtgtgtgtattaagggagggagagagtgagagagaaaggagagagagagaaatggataaGTCAAATGGGTTAAAATGTAAACAGCTGGTGAATCTAGGTAAAGAGTATATGGCAATTCTTCACAGGAAAAACTGAACTCATATattcagagaacaaactggtggtgccagaggcagaagcagggatggggggtgggcaaaatgggtgaaggggtcaACAAgtaccaacttccagttataaaataaatatgtcatgaggatgtgatgtacagcatagtgaccatagttaataatactgtattgcatatttgaaagttgctaagaaagtagatcttaaaagttctcaccagaaggaaaaaaaagtttgcaactgtgtggtgatggacggtaactagacttactgaatcattatattgtacacctgaaactaatataatgtcaattatacctcatttaaaaaagaagaaaatgaaagtagcTGACTGAATAAACCCATCacatagagatttttaaaaaaagagtacatgggAATTccttgtactatttttgcaacttttctgtaagtttgaaattatatcaaaacaattaccaaaaaaaagggaaaaaaccccaGCATGAACAAAGAGCTTTGGAGCCCAGTGGAAAAAAGCAACCACCTGCTTGCAGGAGCTGGGCAGACTGGAGGAGGGAGCTGCTGAGCTGGTGGAGAAAGAGGGTTGGGTGTTTGGGGGTGGAggaaatagcatgtgcaaaggcacggGGGTATGAAGGGCCTGGCACATGTAACCCTGCCAGTCTATTCATCAGTCCACCTGAAACacggaacacctactgtgtgcaagggGCTTCCTGTGCCCAGGATCTGCTGTTTGAGCCTAGTGTCTGGGCCTCATCAGACAGACAGCCCTGGGTCCTCGGCAGGGGCACCGTGGTCCCGGAAGGGCCTCCGCTCCCAGGCCGCTCACTGGGCCTTTGCTTCTTCTCCGAAGCAGCAATGTTCAGTCATGCCAAGCATAATCGTGCCTTTTTGGCCCCTGCCAACTCCCAGGAGAATGGCTTCCAAATTTCTATCCCAGTTGGTTTCCAACAACATCCAAATGGCTTTGCCACAAGCCCAGCAGCCCTCGCTGTCCAGGACCACAGGTGCCAAGACAAAGGTTGGCCCAGGAACGCTTTCCTGCTGCCTGAGCGAGTCAAGGGGCCTGTGGACTATTGGTGGCTCTGAGTGTCAGTTTCACACTCAGGAAGTAGAA is a window encoding:
- the WNT4 gene encoding protein Wnt-4 isoform X3, with protein sequence MEALCKTAVPPFWLWEPGSRAVTGSREKPTSRTHPWYLAKLSSVGSISEEETCEKLKGLIQRQVQMCKRNLEVMDSVRRGAQLAIEECQYQFRNRRWNCSTLDSLPVFGKVVTQGVAFAVTRACSSGELEKCGCDRTVHGVSPQGFQWSGCSDNIAYGVAFSQSFVDVRERSKGASSSRALMNLHNNEAGRKAILTHMRVECKCHGVSGSCEVKTCWRAVPPFRQVGHALKEKFDGATEVEPRRVGSSRALVPRNAQFKPHTDEDLVYLEPSPDFCEQDMRSGVLGTRGRTCNKTSKAIDGCELLCCGRGFHTAQVELAERCSCKFHWCCFVKCRQCQRLVELHTCR
- the WNT4 gene encoding protein Wnt-4 isoform X4, which gives rise to MEALCKTAVPPFWLWEPGSRAVTGSREKPTSRTHPWYLAKLSSVGSISEEETCEKLKGLIQRQVQMCKRNLEVMDSVRRGAQLAIEECQYQFRNRRWNCSTLDSLPVFGKVVTQGTREAAFVYAISSAGVAFAVTRACSSGELEKCGCDRTVHGVSPQGFQWSGCSDNIAYGVAFSQSFVDVRERSKGASSSRALMNLHNNEAGRKVGHALKEKFDGATEVEPRRVGSSRALVPRNAQFKPHTDEDLVYLEPSPDFCEQDMRSGVLGTRGRTCNKTSKAIDGCELLCCGRGFHTAQVELAERCSCKFHWCCFVKCRQCQRLVELHTCR
- the WNT4 gene encoding protein Wnt-4 isoform X1; protein product: MEALCKTAVPPFWLWEPGSRAVTGSREKPTSRTHPWYLAKLSSVGSISEEETCEKLKGLIQRQVQMCKRNLEVMDSVRRGAQLAIEECQYQFRNRRWNCSTLDSLPVFGKVVTQGTREAAFVYAISSAGVAFAVTRACSSGELEKCGCDRTVHGVSPQGFQWSGCSDNIAYGVAFSQSFVDVRERSKGASSSRALMNLHNNEAGRKAILTHMRVECKCHGVSGSCEVKTCWRAVPPFRQVGHALKEKFDGATEVEPRRVGSSRALVPRNAQFKPHTDEDLVYLEPSPDFCEQDMRSGVLGTRGRTCNKTSKAIDGCELLCCGRGFHTAQVELAERCSCKFHWCCFVKCRQCQRLVELHTCR
- the WNT4 gene encoding protein Wnt-4 isoform X2; this translates as MSPRSCLRSLRLLVFAVFSAAASNWLYLAKLSSVGSISEEETCEKLKGLIQRQVQMCKRNLEVMDSVRRGAQLAIEECQYQFRNRRWNCSTLDSLPVFGKVVTQGTREAAFVYAISSAGVAFAVTRACSSGELEKCGCDRTVHGVSPQGFQWSGCSDNIAYGVAFSQSFVDVRERSKGASSSRALMNLHNNEAGRKAILTHMRVECKCHGVSGSCEVKTCWRAVPPFRQVGHALKEKFDGATEVEPRRVGSSRALVPRNAQFKPHTDEDLVYLEPSPDFCEQDMRSGVLGTRGRTCNKTSKAIDGCELLCCGRGFHTAQVELAERCSCKFHWCCFVKCRQCQRLVELHTCR